The region CGCCAGAGAGATCGGCGTAAATTCGCCCTGCATACGCCTGCCTTCCAGCCGCCAGCCGAAGGCGCCAACGAGAGCTGCGCCTGTGCGTTGCGCCAGCATAGCTGGTCCTCCAGGCAGGCGAGCGGTGGCACCAAAGAAAGGCATCTCGACACTCTGGCCCACGACGGCCCGGTCAGCGGTAATGAGTACCAGTTGATTCTGGCGCAATGTGCGCAGAATGGCGCGCATGGCTGTGCCATTCCCCACCGGGAGATATTTGATGCCGTGGCTACAGCGCAGGCTCAGCATCAGTTCGAGCATGCGTCGATCTTTGAGCTGCTCGACCGGGATCACCAGCTCGTAGCCTCTGGCAACCAGCCACTGGCTCAGATAGTCGAACGGGCCAAAGTGGGCGGAGACTATCAGGACGCCCTTGCCCCGGGCCAGAGCGGCGGCCAGATGCTCCTCGCCCCCGGGAATGATATTACTGGCGATCTCTTCGACCGGTACGTAGGGTAAACAGAAGCCTTCGAGATAGTTGCGTGCGTTGTTGATAAACATCCGACGCACTGTGCGTCTGAGACGCCGGCGTCCGAGACGTGTGGCTTGGACCTCTGGCCCCAGCACATGCAGCATGTTGATGGTGGCCTGCCGACGTGCCCTGATGGCAACCATCCAGGCAAGCCAGCCCAGTAGAGCGCTGAGCGGCGGCAGCCAGCGACGTGGCAGGCGCGGAACGATGACAGCGGCAAGGCGAAATAGCAGATACATCGTCGTCGTTTTCAGGCTCCAGGAGCGCTGCTTATGATGTCGTGGCCCATTGCTTTGCGGCGCCTTCTTGCCCAGGTGCCTGGCTCTCTGGAATGGCTGCACAGCCCCTGCCTTCTGAGAGTCGCGCTGGCTCTTCGCCAGCCAGCTCCCTGGGCCGCTATAACGTTCTCTCTGCATTCCGTCGTCCCCGGCGCTGGTGAGGCGTCCGACCTGCCACTGGAGCAGGACCAGGCAGGTCCCTGCGCCCTGGCTATGACGTCGCCCGTGCTGCCTCGCTATCTATGGCCGCTCTCACGAATGCAGAGAGCAGTCAGATTGCTTCCTCCATAGCTAGGGATCAGCAGTCGGCCAGAATGGGCGAAACATGTACCACTGATCGGGATAGCTACGGACCATCTCCTCTAGCGCATCAAAGATAGACTGGGTCAGGCGCACGACTTCGGCCTCGCGATCCTCTTCGGGTTGGGGAAAGACAGGGGGAAAAGCGCGCATGTAGCACTGCCCCCTCCTGCCATACCAGACGAAACCGGACATGATGGCGGCGCCTGTTCTTACTGCCAGCCTTGCCGCACCAGCGGGCACATACGTTGTGCGCCCGAAGAATTTCACTGGCACGCCCTCGCTCTCCGCTAAGGGGCGATCGATGACGATGGCCAGCATCTGATTTTGCTGCAGAACACGCAAAATTGGTCGGGTCGAGCGCTCCATTGGAATGATGCCGATTCCTTTGTCCTGACGCTGCTTTTGCACCAGGGCGTTCAGCTGGGGATCGGCGAAGGTTTCGGCGATGGCTGAGAAAGGCACCTCGCGGGCGATGATGGCGCCGGCCAGGTCCCAGTTGCCAAAATGAGCGGTGGTGAGAATCACGCCGCGACCGGGCCGGAGCGCCTGCTGAAGATACTCGCGCCAGGAGGAGGCTCCCCGGGTCAGGTCGCGCCCCTGTCGTTCGATGGCCTCGATATCGAGGTGGGCAAAACTCAAGAAGTCTGAGGCGTAGCGCCCGTAATTGCTCCAGGAGGCGCGCGCCAGCCGGCGCACAGCGCGATCGCTGGGAGAACGACCCAGGACCTGAGCCATGTTGCGCTGCGTCACCCGGCGCTTGGAGCGCCAGGCCAGATAACTTGCTGTTCCGACCGCCGCCCCGAGAGCGTGGCGCAAGGGCCGGGGTGTACGCCCCGCAAGCGTACTTGTACCTCGTGCCAGCCAGTAGATGACAGACACCGGTTACTCCTCCAGGTTGACTTCAGCCGCCGCCTCCATCTTGGGCAGACTCCCGACGGGCAGCGTTGCCAGCACGAACCCGGGATCGACCAGTTGCTGTAGCCGCTGCAGGCAATACTGAAAGCGCTCTTTATCCAGTGAACAGTAGACCTGACGTCCGGCGCGACGCATGCGCGTCAGTCCAGCGCGCTGCAGCTTCCGTAGATGCCAGGAAACCAGCGGTTGGCTGATTTCCAGGGCGTCTGTGAGCGCTGTGACCGTCATTTCCGGCTTCCGCGCCAGATGGTAAATGATGGTCAGGCGCACAACGTCTGCCAGCGCTTTCATCATCGTTTTCAGTTCACGCCAGTCATTCGATCTGTCCAAGTCGATCCTTCTTTGCGTGCGCAGACGATTTTGTATAAATCTTTGTTTATATACTAACGCGCATCGGCGAGGCTGTCAAGATGGGAATGGAGAGCGCAGAGCTGTCAGAACGCTCAAGAAGGGCTTGGCCGCGGCAGAGATTGCGCGACTCTGCTGTAAGCAGTGTAAGCAGGTCCGCTGGCGAGGGTCGCAGCGGGCAAGGTTGCCGGGGCGAGAAAGGAGATCGAGGGCTTCCTTCAGAGGCCCAGATGGACCTGAGCGGCGGCAGAGAGGAGGAGAAAAAGAGCCGGAAGTGGAGCTTCATCATCGCCACTTCCGGCTTGCTTTATCCATGAGCATTTTTCCTGACGATCCTGGCTGGGCAGGGTAGGCCGTGAGCTAACCAATCCAGACAGGCTCACGAACTGACGGCCCAGCTAACAGAAGTGGGTGACCAGGGACTCGAACCCTGAACCTAGCGAGTGAAGCAGACAGCCAGCACAGCCTTACGACGAGAGTCGCCAGCCGAGGCCGAATCTGGCCCGGCCTGGGCCATGCCAGTTATCCCCTCCCGAACCGGACGTGCACCTTTCGATGCATCCGGCTCTCCAGAGAAGCGCCTCACGCACTTCTCCTGCGCCCCTTCCCCGTGTATCAGCCATTACGCTGATCGTTTGAGTACTATGGGCGCTCCGTCACCATGAGCTACAGGGGACGAGAGAGAAACCCTGTAACTTTTAGGCGATCCCGCAGTTCCCACGGCGCCCCGCTCCGTACGTAGGTCTCCCTTCATGCACAGGTGCCTTCTGGCGGGAGCATTCGCCAGCCCTCCTAATCACAGCTGACGACACCAGGGCAGGCCATCGAGGGATTCAACCCCTGGCGGGCTTGACCATATACGGCCTAGCTGCCGCTATCGGGAGCTGACAGCAACGAGTCTCGGCTCGTCACTCCATCGTCGCTGGCGGACGAGCGCGGCCATCAGCTGCTGGAGACTCCCTATACCGACTTTTCCATCATGCTGTTGTCCCCCGCAACCTTTCGGCGCGAGGTAAGATGGTGCTTTAGCCACGTCTGCTCCAGTGGCGTCGGGTCTTTCCCGACAGGGACGCTGTGAGCACAACGGCGCACTTAAGAGTCGCTTGCTCTACCGATTGAGCTAGTCACCCAGCTTGACAGTGAAGCCGTAGCCCCGAGCTTGCTTCGGGTGCTGCGGTGGCACTGCACAGTGAAGGATAGCATATCTGGCGTTTCCCGTCAAGTAGGGAAGAGGCTGATGGCTAAAGTTTGCCAGCGATTGCCTCTTCCTGTCCCTGTCCCTGGGAGTGGGCGAGAGCGAGCAGTGGGTGCTGCGCCGGGTTGTCCGTCCCATCAACTCGACTCGGGGGGAGCTGCCAGCGGGTTAGAGGGCAGCTGGTGGCCTGAGCCATAACGGCTCAAGAGGCCGCTGCCCGGGCCTGTGCTTCGTCCGACGAGCAAAGGAGCAGCGACTGGAGCTGGCCGGACGGTAGCAAGCGAGGGTGCCGCACCTGCGGGAACGGGCTGCCGCTCTGGCAGGTGGGAGAAGGAGTCAGGCCAGGGCCAGGTCTGGCTGCCAGCGGTCAAGGCCGTCTCCTGGGTTTCGGATCTGGCTGACAGGCTCCAGAGTGACAAAGCGTCCGTATCGCGGCCAGAGAGGGAACCAACCAGACTGGCGGGGGATGTGTCTGAGGCAGTCTGGACGGGCACGGCGGCGGAGAGCACCAGGGTATCGGTGACCGGTTCTGGCTCTGCTCCCGCTCCTGCCGGTGCGGCGCTCAGCGGCGTAACCAGGAAGCGCTGGCGGCGACGCAGCCAGGCAGCCCCCAGAGCCAGGGCAAGCGCGGAGATCAGGCCGAAGGCTATCAGGGCAAAGTTCTGTTTACCCGGCTTGCCCGCTACGCCTGCGGGGGAGGTCGCTGTGGTCACAGGAGAGGCGGAAGAAGAGAGCGCCGGCTGAGGCTGGCCATCCTCTTGCTCGGTACGGGCCTGCTGCTCGCTTTTGTGCTGCAGAGTGGAGGCGATCTTATATTTCAGCGTTGCCGGCGTTGGGGTTGGCGTTGGCGTTGGAGGCGGGGCCTGATTGCGATAGATGGTCATCAGATTCATGACCTTGGCAGCCCACGAACCGGAGCTAGAGGTTCCAACATAAGGGCCTGCGATCAGATAAACGGTCGTCAGCCCGCGAGCAATATAGCGCTGCTGGACGATAGAAAACCAGTCCTGGATGGCCGCGGCATAAGAGGGATAGATAGTATAGCCGCCGGCATCGCTGGGATAGCTGGCACTGGCGCGGACGCCCCCCGGATTGCGGTCGCCCAGGCCAACCCCTGCCGCTCCCTGGTTGGTTTCGACGTACCAGACGGCCAGAGCAAAGGCATCATCGATATTGGTCTGGCGGGCCGCCTGCTCAACCACCTCACCGGTGTCAGCCATAGGGGTTGATGCCAGAATAGTATTGACGGTCTCTGCTGGCAGTGTTGGCGGTCCCAGCACGCTGGCGCCGCTGGCCTGGCTTCCGGTGCTGCCGTTCGTGATTTGCCACGTCAGAACCAGCGCCCCGACGAGTAGCAGCACCAGGCTGATCAGCATGGCCTGCAGCGAACGCCGGAGGTGTGGCAGCGGCAACGCCGGCTGAACAGTCTGAGTGATCAGCTTGCTCTTCATCATACTCCTGTTATCGCTGAAGCCAGCAAGGCGAGCCACCTCCCCGCCACCTTTCCGCCGTGCCTCACTGCAGATTCCAGCTCGATCAGATCGCTGAGGTTAGTCTCCTGCTTCTTTTCCCTGTTCTGAAACTGTATCTATGACAGTGGACTTCCCTGTCTTCTGGTGGGCATTTCTCAGGATGATCTTGTGATCTTCTTTACCAGAGTTCGCAGCTCTCAAGCGTTGTAGAGTAGGACAGGTACCCGGCGCCTTTCTCCTTTCCTACGCCAGAAGGAATGGCTGGAAGGCCGAGAGCGTCTATGCTGATTGTACCATGCAGCGCGAATTTACTTGTATCAATAGCATCCAGCATAGGTAGTATCTCCCATAAATGGTATGCTATACTGGAATGCACGAGAGCTACGAAGGCGCTGCAGGCCCTCTGCCTGGCCGGGTCTTGCTGGTCAAGAGAGGCAGCGAGTTTGGACCGGCCCGGCGGCGCCGGCGGTGGACCGAGGAGCTTTGATGTCCGTGAGGAGAGACAGGGGGTTCACCATCAGTCCCATCAGTCCACAAAACGATCAGGGAAATGCCCAGACGGGACGCCTGGGACGCAATACTCTGCTCCACAAGCGCTACATCATCTTGCGGGTGATCGGCCAGGGGGGCATGGGAGCAGTCTATCAGGCGCGCGATACGAAGCGGGGCGAGATCTGCGCGGTGAAGGAGATGAGTCTCTCTTCCGTGCCACCTAGCGAACAGGGCAAGGCACTGGAGAATTTTCTGGCCGAGGCGACTATTTTGTCGCGACTCAGCCACCCCAACCTTCCCGCCTTTACCGACTTCTTCAGCGAGGGTGAGCGCCATTTCCTGGTGATGGAGTATATCGATGGGAAGACGCTGGAAGAGCTGCTGGAGGAGAATGGCGGGCCCTTCTCTGAGCGGCGCGTGCTGGGCTGGGCCCGGCAGATCTGCGACGTCCTGGAGTATTTACATGGCCAGCAGCCGCCGGTGATTTTCCGCGATCTCAAGCCAGGCAATATTATGCTGCGTCGGGATGGACGCATCAAGTTGATCGATTTCGGTATTGCCCGGCTGGTGCGTCGCTCTTCTTCACAGGACACTCAGCTGCTGGGCACTCCTGGTTTTGCTCCTCCAGAGCAGTATGGCAGCGCTCAAACAGATCAGCGCTCTGACATCTACTCGTTGGCGGTGACGCTCTTTCAGCTTTTGACAGGGACGCTGCCAGAGAAGGGCTTTGGCCTGCCAGATGCGCGTACGCTGAATCCTGCAATCTCGCCAACGGTGGCGCGGGCTTTGGAGAAAGCAGCCTCTCTTGATCCCAATGACCGCTATCCAAGTGTGGCCGTGTTCCGTCGGGCGCTCTTCCGCGTGGGAACACTCCCGTTCGAGAACGGGCAGGAGGCCACAACACCAGAAGAGCTGGCCGAGTTGTGTGCCCGCTTCCCCGAGGAGGGGGCTGACTACCTGTTCAGCGGGGAGATCGAGTCGTGGCTGGAGGAGATCGGCGAGAGCGATCTGGCGCGCAAGGTGCGCCGCTTACGGACGACGACCGGCGATCCTGAGCTGGGCGTTGAACGACTGATCCAACTGATTATGGGGCCAGACGCTCACCTGCGCACGAAAGCGCAGAGGTCCGTCAATGCTACAGCTTCCGCGGCCTCTGAGGCGGCTCGAGGGCGCGCCCCTGCCCGCCCTCGCAAGGCACCGCTGATGATTGTGCGCCCGGCCACGATTCATTTTGGCCAGGTCTACCCGGGCCTGTCAGCCCCTATGTTGCTCACGATCACAGGGAATCAGGGTTCGATTGTTCAGGGCACCATTCAGCCTGTGGAGCCGTGGATTATTGTGGATCAGACCCGCTTCGATGGGATGAGCACGCTGGTGCGTGTGCGCGTGGATAGCAGCCAGCTTGCAGGCTCGCAGCGCTATAGCGGCACTATCGTGATTACGCCCCTCGGCGAGACCGCGGGGAAGCCGGTGGAGGTGAAAGTGGAGGTGGAGGTGATGGACTATACCGCCACGGGACCGATAACGGCTAGCGGGACAAGAGCAGGCAGCGGCCCGGTCTCTTCTGGTAGCGTTGGCACCGGCGCCGGTCAACGCTTGCTGCCTCCCAGCCAGCGCTCTGGCTCGATGGCTCCAGCGCTGCCCGCCTATATCAATCCCCAGGATGAGGCCTATAAGGCGAAGTATGGCCAACCAGGCGGCTGGGACCCGCTACGGGCAAGTCCCGCTGAGCGCCGCCGGCTCTATTGGCTCCAGGTCTTTGCTGCGGCTTTACTTAGCCCCTCTCTGTTTTATGAGTTATATTCGCAGTTGCCTTTCTTTTCACATGCGCCCTTACCACCCGATCCAGCCTTTCTACCGGTGCTGCTGGCGATGCTTCCACTGGCTCCACTGGGAGCCTTGTTGCTGAATGCCGATCACGGCTGGCAGCTTCCTGTGTTACTGAACCGTTTCTGTACGGGGCTGGCCACCACCCTGGCGGCCCTCGGCCTGCTGGAACCCGCCTGGCACAGCGGATTTCAGGATGGGGCGTCTCCGCTCCATGCCTTGACATTGCTCATTCTGGCCGCCCTGGCCGGCACTCTGGGCAGTAGTCAGTTCATCAGCAGTCGCTTGCTGGCCGGAGCGACCTGGGCGATGAAGCGCTTCCGCTTGCCGACCCTGGCCCTGTTGATGGTTACCGGGGTTAGCCTTGGTCTGAGTCTGGCTCTGGGGACCAGCCTGAGTCTGCTGACGCCGCTGGCCGTGGCTGCGGGGGCTGCTGTGGCGTTAGCGTTAATCTTCCGTATCGATCGACTGATTGGGCATCCATAGCTGTGGATGAGAAAGAGCCGATGAGACCCGCTGAGAGGGTGCAATCAGTGCGGAAAGGGAAGGTGGTTGTGGTCCTGGGGCCGACCGCTTCGGGCAAGAGTGCCCTTGGCATCCAGCTCGCTCAGCGCTTCAACGGTGAAATCGTCTCTGCCGATTCGCGCCAGGTTTACCGTGGTTTGGATCTTGGCACGGCCAAGGTAACTCCAGAGGAGCGGGCGCTGGTTCCTCACCACTTGCTTGATGTGGCCGATCCGGGCGAGGTTTACAGCGCAGCTCGCTTTCGGGAGGAGGCCCTGGCAGCGATTGAGGCCATCGTAAGTCGTGGGAGACTGCCTCTGCTGGTCGGTGGTTCTCCGCACTATATTCAGCTGGTAGTAGACAACGTGCAGGTCCCCCAGGTGCCTCCCGACATGGAGCTGCGCCGGCAGCTTGAGCAGCGTCCACTTGCAGAATTGGTCGCTGAGCTGGAGAGACGTGATCCGAGGGCCGCGGCCCATATCGACCGTCGCAATCCGCGACGAGTGATTCGCGCCCTGGAGGTCTGCCTTCTGACCGGCAGGCCCTTCTCCGAGCAGCAGGGGGCGCCTGCTCCCCTTTACGAGAGCCTTCTCTTGGGCATTCATTGGCCGCGGGCGGAGCTGTATCGTCGCATCGATCAGCGTCTCGATGAGCGTCTGCGCCAGGGTATGGTCGATGAGGTGCGTCGCTTGCTGGCTCAGGGGATCAGTCACGAGCGTCTGGAAGCCCTGGGGTTAGAGTACCGTTTTATCAGTCGCTTATTGCGTGGCGAATATGCGAACGAGGCGGAGATGGCAGAACAGCTGAAGGGCGCGATCCATGATTTTGCTCGCCGTCAGCTGAGCTGGTTTCGCCGTGATCAGCGCATTCTCTGGCTGGAAGGTCCTGACCTGGCGCGAGCCGAGGCTGAAGTGGAGCGCTTTCTCGGGGGGTCGTAATGACGGCGGATGTCTTTGCCAGGAGCAGAGCGGTAGGCGGCAGCGGCCTGCTCCCGGCATTCAGGAGGAAAGGGCCTGCTCGCTGGGAGCAGGTTCCTTCCTCCTGGGCGCAGGTTTGCGCCGGGCAGCGGGGCTGACCGCCCTAGGCGACGATCGAGGTTGCTTCCGAACTGGTTTCGGGTCCTTCCTCTGACGAGGGGCGGCTGCCATTGCCATTGAGCGAGCTGCGCGGCGTCACCACAGGCAGATTGCTCTCGACCACCTGTCCCCCATCGATCAAGAGATAGTAGGGGAACTGAGCGGGATCAAAAGCACCGCTGTGCGAGATAAAGAAGACCTGCTCGAAGTGCTGACCCAGCATCTCACCGGTCACTACTTCGACCACAGCCTGTGTGCGCCGCTGATCGAAGGAGCTTAGCGGCTCGTCGAGGAGCAAAAAGCCTGGAGCGGCATTGAGCTCGCGAGGCAGGGCCGCGATGGCAAAGGCCAGACGCAGGGCGAAGGAAATCTGATCTGCCGCCCCACTGGAGAGCGCTTCACGCGGGATATACTCGCCAGCCGCCGAATCCCAGACTCGCCAGCGCAGCGGTCCGCCGCTGGCGCTGCCCTCCTCTGGCTCGGTCACCAGTTGCACATCGTGATAACGGCCACTGGTCAAGAGCGGCAGAATCTGCTGCATGTAGTATTCGGTGCGCGGGACCATCTTGCGCATCAGGCGTTCGATGGCCGCCGCGATCAGCATACTGCCACGCTTCTTGGTTTGATAGCTGCGTTCCTGCTGCTCCATGCGCTTGCGAGTCTGCTCCAGATCGAGCCGTTCGCCGCCGGTTCCCAGCTGCTGGCTCAGCTCCAGCTCCTCCTTCTCACGCAGCTGGAGCTCTTGTTCCAGCTGCTCGCGCTCTTCCTCTAAGCGCTGACGACCGGCGACGCCATACTCGCCAACGAGAGGCCAGACGGCCACAATTTCTTCGCGCTGGTAGCCCTGGGGAGCGGGGCGCCCACGCAGCTCAAGCAGGGAACGAATCCGCTCGTGGATTTCCTCGATTTCCTGCCGACACAACTCGATCTTGGCCCGCGAAGCGCCCTCTTGCATCTGCAACTGCTCCAGCTCCTGCAGAATGCTTTCTTCGCTGGCAGCCTGCAATTCCTGCTGACAGCGAGCGCGGAGGCCGTTGAGGGTCTCGGCAAAGGGATTGGGCGGGATAATCCAGCTACCGAGCACTGTGCTGAACTTTGCCAGCTGCTGATAGTAGCCAGAGAGAGACTGCTGACGCTCTTTGAGGAGGGCAGCGTAGTGCTCGCGGCGCCCCTGCAGTTCGATGCGGCGCCCGAGCGTAATATGGAGTGCCTCCAGCTCGCGGCGCGCCGCGCTCTCTGCACTGCTGACCTGGGCCTGACCGAACTGCAGGCCGAGGGGCTTGACGCGCTGGCGCAAGGAATCTGTCAGTTTCTGCAAGGCCTCCCTGAGAGCGGCCTGTTGCTCGCGGGCGCGAGCCAGCTGTTGGAGGGGATCGCCTGTCTGAAAGCGTTCGAGGCGCCCAAGGAGCACCTGTTTGCGGGTCTGGAGACCTTCCAGCTCCTGCTCACAGCTCTTGATCTGCTCCTGCAGCTCGGTGATCGCATCGATTTTGCCGTCGAGGGCGGCGATCTCCAGCTCAGCAGTTTTGAGCGCCCCCTCAATGATGGCTTTTAGCTCGGCATGTTTCGCGGGGGAATTGAAAACATTGGCCTCGAAGGTCGGAATTGGTAGGCCCTCTTGACCCATCAAAGTCGCCAGCTCATGGCGAGCCTGATCCACGGCCACCAGATCGCTACGGAGCTTGCTGTGGATATCATCCAAATCTTTCGCGCGTGCCTCCTCCTCCAGCTCGCTCACCTGCTTGCGCAGAGCGGTGACCGTCTCGGCACTCTGAGTCACCTGAGCACGCAGAGTAGCCAGGCGCTCACGAGCTTCAGCCAGGGCCTGCTGCTCATTGAGAGAAGAGCGCTCGGCCTGGGCCTGCTCAATCAGGCGCCGGGCCTCATCAGGCGAAGCCGGGACCTCGGCCCCGAGAGCGCGAATCTCTTCTTCGACGCGAGCCAGGGCCTCTTGACCACCATTGGCCCGGGCCGCCGCCTCACGAGCAGCCACCATTGCCCGGACATGATTGAGAGCGTCCTGCTCGCGCTGTAGGGCCTGCTGGACGGAGACCCGTGCGCGACTATAGCGGATAAAGATGACGACGAAAGCGGCAACGCAGGCAGCCGCCAGCACAATGCCGATGACCGCCGGGACCAGGAGCTGCGAGAGCGCCCAGATGAAGCTCAGGAGAGCAGCGATCCCGAAGCCGATGCCGGCCACAATGAGAAAGGCGAGCAAGTGGCGCATCACGCTGAGAGCGGCGGCAACCTCCTGATGGCAGCGCTCGTGTTGTTGATAGGCGGCACGAACCTGTCGCTCCGCCTCTGTCAAGCCGCGCAACTTATCGCGCAGGCGCAGCCACTCCTCTAGCTGGCGCGCCAGATTCTGACGACGCCAGCGCTCCTCATAGGTCACGACCTGCTGCTCGGTCTGGCGCACCTCCTGCTCAGAGCGAGCCTGTTGCTGCTCAGCCTCGCGCAGGCGGCGGCGTGCATCCTCAATGCGGTTTTCCAGCTGCTCAGCCTGCTCACGCGCCGCCAGGCGCTGGGCATAGCGCTCCTCAGCCTGACGCAGCGTCTCTAAACGGGAGGCCAAATGACGCAGGCGCCGCAGCCGCTCCTCCAGGGAGGGCCGTCCGGCCCGGCGGCGCTCTTCCAGCTCGCTGCGAGTCAACCGGGCCTGATCGAGGCGTGCCTGAGCGCGACTGATCTGTGTCTCTAGCTGTTCAAGGCTCTCCTCAAAGGTCGTGCGCTCCTGAGCCTCCTGCTCCAGTTCCTTAATGGTACTGACCGTAGCCAGGAGGTCGGTAGCCATGCGCTCCAGAGTACCGAAGGAGCGCGAGAGATCTTCAAGCTCGCGCACCCGCTTCTCCAAAGCCGGCAGCTCCTCGCGCTCGCGCAGCTCCAGATCGGCGATCTGGCGGTCCAGCTCTGGCAACTCGCGGCGGGCCTCAGCCATCTCATCGTAGGCAGTAATCAGCTCAGCGAGGATCGTCTCAGCCTTCTTCAGCTGCTGCACGCGAGCCTGGCGGCTCTTCAGCTCGGAACGCTTCTGCTGGATAGTTGAGAGATTGCTCTCCTGCTCAGCAATCTCCGCCTCTTGCTGCTCGATCTCGGCCAGATACTCATTGACGGTCACAGCATCCAGGGCCTCCTCGACCTGGCCCAGCCTGGCGCTTAGCTCAGGAATGCGAGCCTGCAGCTCGGCCAGCCGCAAGCGAGCAGAGCACTCGCGCAGCTGCTCCTCATCCTCGGGGGTCAGGCGAAACTGCTCAGCCAGGCGCGTCAGCTTCTCCAGACCCAAGAGGCGGCGCAGAGCAAGCTCGCGTTCATGGCCACTGATCTGCTCAAGACGTTGGAGGCCCTTCTGCTCGATCAGGCAAGAATTACGCAGCGTCTCGCCATCGAGGCGCCCCAACTCAGCAATGATGCGCTCATTAGCGGCACGCAACTGAGTGATTGGCTCGCTCTCGGGCATGCCGAGGCGGCGGACCACAAGCGAGACGCGCTGGCCGCTGCCGCGCTCAATCGTGCGCGTAATAGCCAGTTCAGTGGCGCCCACGGAGAGGGTCAGCTTGACGGAAGCCTCGGTCTCTCCGTACATAATCAGATCGTCCAGCGCCCGTTTCTCCCGATGCGTAGTGAGTGGCTCGCCAAAGAGAGCAAAGTAGATACATTCAAAGAGGGTTGACTTACCAGCCTCGTTCGGCCCCTGGATCAGGATACTTCCGCGCTGGGGAAAGTGCAGATCTATTTCTCGCAAGAGCCTGAAACGCTCGACTGTCAGATGTTTCAGAATAATCATTTCTGCTTCACTCCGTTCACACTCCTCTCGGGAGATGCGAGCGCTCTCCGCCGTTGTTTCAAGAGAGTCGAGCAGAGAGGCCAGCATGCTCGCCGCGACCCGCCCTTTCGCTACCACATCTCCTTCACATAGCTCAGCGGTGCAGAGCCTCCGACCAGCGAGCGCACCGATCAGGCGTCACAGGAGCGGGCGCTCAGAGCGCTTCGCGCTAATGGATCTCATCCAGAGCATTCAGCAACACTTCTTTTGTCACCAACAGAGCTTTTTTTTCTTGTTCATCAGAGGCGGCAGCGATCCACTCATCGGCCAGAGCAGCCAGCTCCTCGCGAGGAGAGAAGCGCTCGGTGGCCTCAGTCGGGCCGGCACTGCTGGAAGCCTCATGGTCAGGTACCAGGGTCAGGGCCGTGTCGTCAATGGCCAGCGAGAAAGCGTGCTGCTCGCCGTAACGGCGGATCTGGTTCAGATCGAGCTGATGATATTGCTGGCGCGTCAGCTCGCCCTCCAGCTTCAGCTGAACCATCGTCTGTTGATCACAGAGAGGGCGCAGACGTTCCAGAATAACAGCCGTGGGAGAGCCAGCGGTAGAAGCAGCAGAGGCCGCAGCCCCGGTCTCGCCGCCGGGCGTCCCTGCCGGTGGAGCTGGCCAGAGCGCGCTGGTTGGTACAACCAGGCGACGCAGGTGTACAGCTTCGACAGCGATATGCTTGCACCAGCGAACGCCATCGCTCGCCAGACCGAGAAAGACAAAGCCAGGTTCGGCATCAGGGTCATTGAAATCAATATGCTGAGTTGGGCCCGCCACGATCAGCTCGCACTGGCCAATGCGCAGCTGCTGAAAGGCGTGGTGATAGCCGGCCAGGACATACTGGAACTCTGTCTGCCGTGCCAATGTCGAGCGGCTCACCAGAGCCTGGGCCTGGGCCTGGGCTTCAGCAGGGGCGGGTTCGGCGCTCAGGCCCTCAATAGGGGCATGGAGAATCAAAATACGGATCTGGGCGCGCTCAAGCTCAGCAGCGGGACGAACGTAGGCCAGCGGATCACCTTCCTGGCCAGCGCGCACACTCAGACCACAGAGGCCGACCCGTATCGGCCCAATCTCACAGAAAGCCGGCGCTAATTCGATCAGAGGTTGCCCGCTTCCCAGATTGGTCCCCGACACTGTCACAGCCGACAGATGGGAAGGGGGAGAGAGCGGCTCAAAATAATGGAGGGCGCCGAGGCGGGCAAAGCTCAAGTGAGGCGCGGGCAACGCCCCCTCAGCGA is a window of Thermogemmatispora onikobensis DNA encoding:
- a CDS encoding lysophospholipid acyltransferase family protein, whose protein sequence is MSVIYWLARGTSTLAGRTPRPLRHALGAAVGTASYLAWRSKRRVTQRNMAQVLGRSPSDRAVRRLARASWSNYGRYASDFLSFAHLDIEAIERQGRDLTRGASSWREYLQQALRPGRGVILTTAHFGNWDLAGAIIAREVPFSAIAETFADPQLNALVQKQRQDKGIGIIPMERSTRPILRVLQQNQMLAIVIDRPLAESEGVPVKFFGRTTYVPAGAARLAVRTGAAIMSGFVWYGRRGQCYMRAFPPVFPQPEEDREAEVVRLTQSIFDALEEMVRSYPDQWYMFRPFWPTADP
- a CDS encoding glucosaminidase domain-containing protein; translation: MMKSKLITQTVQPALPLPHLRRSLQAMLISLVLLLVGALVLTWQITNGSTGSQASGASVLGPPTLPAETVNTILASTPMADTGEVVEQAARQTNIDDAFALAVWYVETNQGAAGVGLGDRNPGGVRASASYPSDAGGYTIYPSYAAAIQDWFSIVQQRYIARGLTTVYLIAGPYVGTSSSGSWAAKVMNLMTIYRNQAPPPTPTPTPTPATLKYKIASTLQHKSEQQARTEQEDGQPQPALSSSASPVTTATSPAGVAGKPGKQNFALIAFGLISALALALGAAWLRRRQRFLVTPLSAAPAGAGAEPEPVTDTLVLSAAVPVQTASDTSPASLVGSLSGRDTDALSLWSLSARSETQETALTAGSQTWPWPDSFSHLPERQPVPAGAAPSLATVRPAPVAAPLLVGRSTGPGSGLLSRYGSGHQLPSNPLAAPPESS
- a CDS encoding ArsR/SmtB family transcription factor, with the protein product MDRSNDWRELKTMMKALADVVRLTIIYHLARKPEMTVTALTDALEISQPLVSWHLRKLQRAGLTRMRRAGRQVYCSLDKERFQYCLQRLQQLVDPGFVLATLPVGSLPKMEAAAEVNLEE
- a CDS encoding lysophospholipid acyltransferase family protein yields the protein MQRERYSGPGSWLAKSQRDSQKAGAVQPFQRARHLGKKAPQSNGPRHHKQRSWSLKTTTMYLLFRLAAVIVPRLPRRWLPPLSALLGWLAWMVAIRARRQATINMLHVLGPEVQATRLGRRRLRRTVRRMFINNARNYLEGFCLPYVPVEEIASNIIPGGEEHLAAALARGKGVLIVSAHFGPFDYLSQWLVARGYELVIPVEQLKDRRMLELMLSLRCSHGIKYLPVGNGTAMRAILRTLRQNQLVLITADRAVVGQSVEMPFFGATARLPGGPAMLAQRTGAALVGAFGWRLEGRRMQGEFTPISLALPEEEQQNPEALMRSIVQVMERYIRAHPEQWLVFAPVWLDHPAASPEDQGHQIRAEESGEEPTFSLPKE